One genomic segment of Brachyhypopomus gauderio isolate BG-103 chromosome 19, BGAUD_0.2, whole genome shotgun sequence includes these proteins:
- the LOC143483035 gene encoding uncharacterized protein LOC143483035 has product MATAEERALVKLGSELDKLGRQIQRLLEKQAELTQERTRLEAARDAAYSAVSTPSSRRLSATAILTRAPGWERQRGRGRQPASSPLPQPDFSSANPFEVLSSRSSASPSPLRPTPPSPAPAPKKNKGGILVIGDSITRHVKIHLPGAKRTPTVSCFPGARVLDVARRLPSALKQRDDFGTVVLHVGAVDTFARRSEILKEHYRSLLDTARKKTWLRDTCSSAGVDYVDNWESFRERPSLYRRDGLHPSRLGSAVLSRNIEDVLRRA; this is encoded by the exons atggctaccgcggaggaacgggctctcgtcaagctcggctcggagctggacaagctgggtcggcagatccagcgtcttctggagaagcaagcggagctcacccaggagaggaccaggctcgaggccgcccgcgacgctgcctactcggccgtctccactccctcgtcacggcggctcagcgcgaccgccatcttgacccgggcaccaggctgggagcgccagcgaggacgcggaaggcagccggcgtcgtcacccctacctcagccggacttctcctctgcgaatccgttcgaggtgctcagctccaggtcctccgcctcgccctcacccctgcgtccgacaccaccctcaccagcgccggcacCGAAGAAGAATAAGGGCGGTATCCTTGTTATCGGCGACTCGATAACACGACACGTGAAGATTCACCTGCCAGGCGCTAAAAGAACCCCCACTGTGTCATGTTTTCCAGGCGCTCGTGTCCTGGACGTGGCCAGGCGGCTTCCCTCGGCGCTGAAGCAGCGAGACGACTTCGGCACCGTCGTCCTTCACGTGGGGGCTGTCGACACCTTCGCCCGGCGCAGCGAGATCCTGAAGGAGCACTACCGATCGCTTCTGGACACCGCGCGGAAGAAGAC ctggctccgggacacctgtagcagcgccggcgtggactacgtcgacaactgggagagtttccgagagcgtccatcactctaccgccgagatggacttcaccccagtcgcctaggctcggcagtcctctccaggaacatcgaggacgtgctacgtcgggcctga